A stretch of the Tannerella serpentiformis genome encodes the following:
- a CDS encoding TIGR02391 family protein yields MRQKSLPISPLALSRFPLLPTPILPSEKSEHRGFCNLLKGLCSMFRNPAAHEPKIHWEISEQDALEILGIISYCHRRLDKAQQIRLP; encoded by the coding sequence ATGCGGCAAAAGTCGCTACCCATCAGCCCTCTCGCCCTTTCTCGCTTTCCCTTGCTCCCTACTCCCATACTTCCTTCAGAAAAGAGTGAGCATCGCGGATTTTGTAATCTGCTGAAAGGCCTCTGCTCTATGTTCAGAAACCCTGCGGCCCATGAGCCCAAAATCCATTGGGAAATATCAGAGCAGGATGCCTTGGAAATACTTGGAATTATCTCGTATTGTCATAGACGTTTAGACAAGGCGCAACAAATCAGGTTGCCCTAA
- a CDS encoding DUF3945 domain-containing protein — protein MEDNSDRYVLVLEDRSETKSPTDLGRLSVISGQDEKGKIKTVEPTEENRAAFLVFKKNDGLLKNFMTNLCRQFNDPTHFGVYRIVADRVGESVEALKSMLTARDVPQNKAALDSIRVSSDESPAQKLSAIDPEKVDWKELERLGVSREKLEAGGNLDRLLNWQKTGLISLAVPFGDTTIYTEARLALRTGTDGRLSLNIHTLRREPQLDFPYMGHTFSPEEKEQLLTQGNLGKTVELSPKKGEPFRAYVSVDRLTNELVSLRADRVQIPHEIKGVRLSEEQHRALTEGRPVQVEGMLSRHGKPFDATLQVNAEKRGIEFIFKDTLSNKERLKSSAKEAPAVRQTENKPQKRGIGR, from the coding sequence GTGGAAGACAATTCGGATCGCTATGTGCTCGTGCTGGAGGATCGGAGCGAGACTAAATCGCCGACTGATCTAGGCCGCCTGTCCGTCATTTCGGGGCAGGACGAGAAGGGGAAGATCAAAACCGTAGAACCTACCGAGGAGAATCGGGCAGCTTTTTTGGTGTTCAAGAAGAACGATGGACTGCTGAAGAACTTTATGACGAATCTCTGTCGACAGTTCAATGACCCGACGCATTTCGGCGTTTATCGGATCGTAGCCGATCGAGTAGGTGAGTCGGTGGAGGCGCTGAAGAGCATGCTCACCGCGCGTGATGTACCTCAAAACAAGGCCGCATTAGACAGCATTCGCGTCAGCTCGGACGAGTCGCCGGCTCAAAAGCTGTCTGCCATCGACCCGGAAAAGGTGGATTGGAAGGAGCTGGAGCGCCTCGGCGTGAGTCGGGAGAAACTCGAGGCGGGCGGGAACTTGGATCGACTGTTGAATTGGCAGAAAACGGGGCTTATTAGCCTTGCTGTGCCCTTCGGAGACACTACGATTTATACCGAAGCACGGCTGGCTCTCCGTACAGGGACAGACGGTCGCCTCAGTCTCAACATCCATACGTTGCGACGAGAACCGCAGCTCGATTTCCCCTATATGGGGCACACGTTTTCGCCCGAAGAGAAGGAGCAACTCCTCACTCAAGGTAACCTCGGGAAGACTGTCGAATTATCCCCTAAGAAGGGCGAGCCGTTCCGCGCTTATGTGTCCGTCGACCGGCTGACAAACGAACTCGTTTCGCTGCGGGCTGACCGAGTTCAAATCCCGCACGAAATCAAGGGCGTCCGGCTCTCCGAGGAGCAGCACAGGGCGCTCACCGAGGGACGCCCCGTGCAGGTGGAGGGCATGCTTTCGCGTCACGGAAAACCGTTCGACGCCACGCTACAGGTAAACGCTGAAAAGCGAGGCATCGAATTCATTTTCAAGGACACCCTATCGAACAAAGAGCGCCTGAAATCGTCTGCCAAAGAGGCTCCAGCCGTTCGGCAGACCGAAAACAAACCACAAAAACGGGGGATCGGCAGGTAA